The following DNA comes from Ignavibacteria bacterium.
TGGATAAAACCGGTAAATATAATTTTATTATTTCTTTCTTCTCGCCATCCGGTTTTAACCATTCAAAAATAGATACTCCGCTGCGTTCAAAAATTATCAAAACATACCTGCCGTATGATTCACCCCCTGCTGTAAATAAATTCATAGATGTTACGAATCCCGCAGCCGTTATTTTTATTAAATATGACTTATGGATGAACCTGCTTAAAGAGCTTAAGTCCAGGGGAATATTTACCATGGTCGTCAATTCCGCTTTTGATATCCGCAGGTTTAAATGGAAATTCCCGGTAAGCCTTTCATACAAAAAAAGCATTTATGATTATGTTGATGTTATTGGTGTTACCGATGAGGAAGATAAGCTGCATTTCAGAAAGCTTCTCAGGGGTACTGAACGCGAAATAGAGGTGTTTGGCGATACTAAGTATGAACGCATAAGCAAAGCCAAGGAAGTCTCAAGCGATAAAGCGCTTATTAACGGCAAAGTTCTTACCGATAAGAACGTTTTTGTTGTTGGCAGCTCATGGGATAAAGATGATGATGTTATTTTTCCTGTAATAGATAAGATCAGCTCAAACGGACTATCAGAAGAGCTTTCGCTAGTTACAATACTTGCGCCGCATGAACCGACTGAAGATACCCTTGAGCATATTGAGTTTGATATCCATGAAAAATACCCGCATATCAAAAGTATAAGGTACTCTGAGCTGAATAAATATGCCGGTGAAAATCTGATTATAATCGATTGTATCGGTATTTTAATGGGATTGTATAAATACGCTCACGTAGCCTTTGTTGGCGGCGGCTACCAGACCGGCATGCATAATGTACTTGAGCCCGCAGGTTACGGAATACCCGTAATGTTCGGTGATGAAAAGCTTTCAGAAGATGCAGAGCATCTAATAAAAAACGGCGGGGGAATAGCTGTTGAGGATTCCAAAGAGCTGTTTAAATCACTTGTAAACCTGCTTCGCAAAAAAGATTATAGAAAAGAAGTTGGCAAAAAGTCACTTTCTGTTTTCGACAGCAAGAACGAAGCTTCTAAAAAAATAGCAGAAGTTATTAATAACAGGATCTAATCCAATTTGTCATTCCTTTTGTATTGCCTTATTGGCAGCGGGAAGGAATATTCCGGTTTACCTCATCCTGAACTTGCCGAAGGATGACCCCTCGACAGGCTCGGGGTGAGAATATATTCCGGTTTACCTCATCCTGAACTTGCCGAAGGATGACCCCTCGACAGGCTCGGGGTGAGAATATATTCCGGTTTTCCTCATCCTGAACTTGCCGAAGGATGACCCCTCGACAGGCTCGGGGTGAGAATATATTCCGGTATTTCTCCTCCAGAGCTTGCCGAAGGATGACCCCTCGAAAGACTCGGGGTGAGAATATATTCCGGTTTTCCTCATCCTGAGCTTGTCGAAGGATGACTCATTAACGATCAATAAAAAAATTTTAAGCACTAAAACACATAATATGTTCGACCGTACAAAATTTTTCGACGAATCACTTAACGAAAGCGCTGAAACAAAGCTTGCGATCCTGAAGCATTGCCGCGAGGATGTGTATAAGGCAATTGATATCATGAATGAAAGCATAAAATCAGGTGGAAAAATTCTGTTCTGCGGCAATGGCGGCTCCGCCGCAGATAGCCAGCATTTAGCTACTGAGTTCATCATTCGACTCTCGCATGATATCACGCGACCCGCAATCGGTGCAATTGCGCTTACAACCGATTCCAGCCTGCTTACAGCCGGTGCCAATGATATTGGCTATGATAACGTGTTCGCACGACAGGTCGAAGGCCTTGGTGCAAAAGGTGATGTATTGATAGGTATTTCTACGAGCGGTAACTCCGGCAGTATTATTAAAGCATTTGAAATGGCTAAGTCTAGTGGAGTCAAAACAATAGCTTTCCTCGGCGGCTCAGGCGGTAAAATAAAAGGTACCGCTGATTGCGAAATTATCATTCCCTCAAACAACACCCAGCGTATCCAGGAAGGGCATATAACTATTGGTCATATAATCTGCGAAAGCGTTGAAAGGGAACTGTTTACGTGATTTCGGTTTGAATAACGCTACGCCTTTTCGTGCAGTGCTT
Coding sequences within:
- a CDS encoding SIS domain-containing protein, with amino-acid sequence MFDRTKFFDESLNESAETKLAILKHCREDVYKAIDIMNESIKSGGKILFCGNGGSAADSQHLATEFIIRLSHDITRPAIGAIALTTDSSLLTAGANDIGYDNVFARQVEGLGAKGDVLIGISTSGNSGSIIKAFEMAKSSGVKTIAFLGGSGGKIKGTADCEIIIPSNNTQRIQEGHITIGHIICESVERELFT